In one window of Caldanaerobius fijiensis DSM 17918 DNA:
- a CDS encoding lipid II flippase Amj family protein, which yields MLDVDLGRLLLVCIATFIIQFIDTLSYSIRPSGVRTGKIAIALSLFNILALISRLSNMIQTPFLGSIVDIAIKEHKVASLAIVFRLVILSATVATILGILFIPSFVRIFSKAINRLDVAGSVPRLILDSMSIRRIKDLSQNIVRPRIDMIQNTRNANIPKGFLIFNVLITAIYTVGMLSAIYAGALLPQFRLTASSLSGIINGIATILLAVVVDPIAAMVTDQALHGKRTLKDVNAMVIYLVGGKLLGTILGQIIFVPAAEFIVFIAKLIV from the coding sequence ATGCTTGATGTAGATTTGGGCAGGTTGCTTTTAGTATGCATTGCTACCTTTATAATTCAATTTATTGATACGCTATCTTATTCAATAAGGCCATCAGGCGTGAGGACGGGTAAAATAGCAATTGCCTTGTCGCTTTTTAATATCCTGGCATTGATATCAAGGCTTTCTAATATGATACAGACCCCTTTCCTTGGTAGTATTGTTGACATCGCAATAAAAGAGCATAAGGTTGCATCTCTGGCTATAGTGTTTAGACTTGTAATATTGTCAGCTACAGTGGCTACCATATTAGGGATTCTATTTATACCATCTTTTGTCAGAATATTTTCTAAGGCTATAAATAGATTGGATGTGGCGGGTTCTGTTCCGCGCCTTATACTTGATTCTATGTCAATAAGGCGCATAAAGGATCTATCTCAGAACATTGTGAGGCCTAGAATAGATATGATACAAAATACTAGGAACGCCAATATACCAAAAGGTTTTTTGATTTTCAATGTACTTATAACCGCCATTTATACCGTAGGAATGTTATCAGCCATTTATGCAGGAGCGCTGTTGCCTCAATTTAGATTGACAGCGAGTTCGCTGTCGGGTATTATTAATGGTATAGCGACGATACTCCTGGCAGTGGTAGTAGATCCCATAGCTGCTATGGTTACCGATCAGGCCCTTCATGGTAAAAGGACGCTCAAAGATGTAAACGCGATGGTGATTTACCTTGTAGGTGGAAAGCTCCTTGGTACTATTTTAGGCCAGATTATATTTGTGCCCGCTGCTGAATTTATTGTCTTCATAGCAAAATTGATCGTCTAG
- a CDS encoding sensor histidine kinase gives MKEKFMSIIVYIVVLLLLLALINFGYYYIFTGVMDYNTGLVGLIVMDVVLLLFAIYGIIMIRNIFKMIETENEHMIREINYKNLEEINKSLRVQRHDFLNNIQVIYGLLSINMPDEAMKYIQEMFTELKKFENIFKTKDIAVNALLNSKYSIAKIKNIDMRFDVRSQLEYLDLMPHEITQILGNVIDNAIEAVEGEEEKIIYIKVYEDEIYYHFDVYNKGPNIPEEIRYNIFDYGFSTKQKEGRGVGLYIANSLLSAKGGKIEAVNLDDGVEFRIYVKKTSSC, from the coding sequence ATGAAAGAAAAATTTATGTCAATTATTGTGTATATAGTTGTTTTGTTGTTGTTATTGGCGTTGATAAATTTTGGCTACTATTACATTTTTACAGGGGTTATGGATTATAACACAGGACTTGTTGGCTTAATAGTTATGGACGTAGTATTGCTATTATTTGCAATTTATGGTATTATAATGATAAGGAATATATTTAAGATGATAGAGACTGAAAATGAGCACATGATAAGAGAGATAAATTATAAAAACCTGGAGGAGATAAATAAAAGCCTGAGGGTGCAAAGGCATGATTTTTTAAACAATATACAGGTCATATATGGACTTTTATCTATTAATATGCCAGATGAAGCAATGAAGTATATACAGGAAATGTTTACGGAGCTGAAAAAATTTGAAAATATATTTAAGACAAAAGATATAGCTGTGAATGCTCTTTTGAATTCAAAGTATTCTATTGCTAAGATTAAAAATATAGATATGAGATTTGATGTAAGGAGTCAATTAGAGTATCTTGATTTAATGCCCCATGAGATCACGCAAATTTTGGGCAATGTAATTGATAATGCCATAGAAGCTGTTGAAGGGGAGGAAGAAAAGATTATATACATAAAGGTGTATGAGGATGAAATTTATTATCATTTTGATGTATATAATAAAGGGCCAAATATTCCGGAGGAAATAAGGTATAATATATTTGACTATGGCTTTAGCACAAAGCAAAAGGAGGGCCGTGGAGTAGGACTTTATATAGCAAACTCTTTGCTTTCAGCTAAGGGTGGAAAAATAGAGGCTGTTAACCTGGATGATGGAGTAGAATTTAGAATATACGTTAAAAAAACATCATCCTGTTAA
- a CDS encoding helix-turn-helix domain-containing protein — MEDAEIMISIGEMAERFNTTIQTIRWYEKELNLNIPRNELGQRIFGKAEIELFEKIFFLKEQGLNLKAIKKILENNNVIEQTPQTDIVAKDNSTEIALYNNFIDYMEAFKSQLMDEIRQENTQSRMYIINTINDIKTEIAATNMEFDKVDKFIEEWRQRQKGSQKKSILARIFSK, encoded by the coding sequence ATGGAAGATGCAGAAATCATGATCTCCATTGGAGAAATGGCAGAAAGATTTAATACCACCATTCAAACCATACGATGGTATGAAAAAGAACTAAACCTTAATATACCGAGGAATGAGCTGGGACAGCGGATATTTGGTAAAGCAGAGATAGAACTTTTCGAAAAAATATTTTTTTTAAAAGAGCAAGGACTTAATCTAAAAGCCATAAAGAAAATACTGGAAAACAATAATGTCATTGAACAGACCCCACAAACTGATATTGTAGCAAAAGATAATTCCACGGAGATAGCGCTATACAACAATTTTATCGATTACATGGAAGCATTTAAATCTCAACTGATGGACGAAATACGCCAAGAAAATACACAAAGCAGAATGTACATAATCAACACCATTAATGATATAAAAACCGAAATCGCAGCAACCAATATGGAATTTGATAAAGTCGATAAATTTATAGAAGAATGGAGGCAAAGGCAAAAAGGATCGCAAAAAAAATCAATATTAGCGAGGATTTTTAGCAAATAA
- a CDS encoding DUF1540 domain-containing protein, which translates to MPQQHIHCSVNNCHYWGSGNICQANEILVTSDKVANEKGESFDAPRNAATMATTPVSTCMETCCKTFTDKNTGNYNADGVYRR; encoded by the coding sequence ATGCCACAACAGCATATCCATTGCAGCGTAAATAACTGCCATTATTGGGGTTCAGGCAATATATGCCAGGCCAATGAAATTCTTGTTACATCAGATAAAGTAGCTAACGAAAAAGGCGAATCATTTGATGCACCCCGAAATGCTGCTACAATGGCCACAACACCTGTAAGCACATGTATGGAAACATGCTGCAAGACGTTTACCGATAAAAACACCGGTAACTATAATGCAGATGGTGTATACAGGCGCTAA
- a CDS encoding accessory gene regulator ArgB-like protein, with product MEKVARKILEYIENKIPLNEEQRDYVYLGLQLILESLIEVITILIIALILGIFIETLVIVLVAGVFKLISGGAHCTTFGSCYTFSIILYPLSGIIANYMIITNYIKLHHIYILFSLIGIACFFYAPSQISIKPIADELRFRYKVTSLLFVMMTFIAVFILYTRDYRVLSISISIAMLFQAFFITPLGFYVTQVFDTLFAKLAAGKGVDP from the coding sequence ATGGAAAAGGTGGCACGAAAAATATTGGAATATATAGAGAATAAAATACCATTAAACGAGGAACAGAGGGATTACGTGTACCTCGGTCTCCAGCTTATCCTGGAGAGTTTAATAGAAGTAATTACCATCCTGATCATTGCTCTTATTTTAGGAATTTTTATTGAAACGCTTGTGATAGTGCTGGTGGCTGGAGTCTTTAAGCTCATATCCGGTGGAGCTCATTGTACAACTTTTGGTTCATGTTATACCTTTTCTATTATTTTATACCCATTGTCAGGAATAATTGCAAATTATATGATAATAACAAATTATATTAAATTACATCACATATACATTCTTTTTTCTTTAATAGGAATTGCTTGCTTTTTTTATGCTCCTTCACAGATATCAATTAAACCTATAGCTGATGAATTGCGTTTTCGATATAAAGTCACATCATTATTATTTGTAATGATGACTTTTATAGCTGTGTTTATCCTGTATACGCGTGATTACAGAGTTTTATCTATTAGTATAAGCATTGCTATGCTTTTTCAGGCCTTTTTTATAACCCCTTTGGGTTTTTATGTTACACAAGTCTTTGATACGTTATTTGCTAAATTAGCAGCTGGGAAGGGGGTGGACCCATGA
- a CDS encoding methionine ABC transporter ATP-binding protein: protein MIKIQNLSKIYDAGGQKVIALDNINLTIKDGSIFGIIGLSGAGKSSLVRCINRLEEPTSGRIYIDDIDITSLDKKSLREARKKIGMIFQHFNLLSNATVFENVAFPLMIAGYPKKKIKERVYELLRLVDLEEKSQAYPSQLSGGQKQRVGIARALANHPRILLSDEATSALDPKTTKSILHLLKDINRKFGITIVIITHEMDVIKEICDEVAVIENGKIIEQASVVDLFTNPSADTTRTFIEDITESLPESIKISSKPDEKFVKISFRGSITSEPVISRMIKKFDVDVNIIKGSVDNVRDISIGKLLISITGNPDNILHSIEYLKETGLKVEVLTNELVDR from the coding sequence ATGATAAAAATACAAAATTTATCAAAGATATACGATGCTGGAGGTCAAAAAGTAATAGCATTAGACAATATCAATTTGACCATCAAAGATGGCAGTATATTTGGGATCATTGGTTTAAGCGGTGCTGGTAAATCTTCTTTAGTAAGATGTATAAACAGGCTTGAAGAACCCACTAGCGGCCGCATATACATCGATGATATAGATATTACTTCTCTGGATAAAAAAAGCTTAAGAGAAGCCCGCAAAAAAATCGGCATGATCTTCCAGCACTTTAACCTGCTGTCAAATGCCACCGTCTTTGAAAATGTAGCTTTTCCTCTTATGATAGCAGGTTATCCGAAAAAAAAGATAAAAGAAAGGGTATATGAGCTGCTGCGGCTAGTAGATCTGGAAGAAAAGTCCCAGGCCTATCCCTCACAGCTAAGCGGCGGGCAAAAGCAAAGGGTCGGTATAGCAAGGGCATTGGCCAACCATCCTCGAATTCTCCTGAGTGATGAAGCTACCTCAGCACTGGATCCCAAGACCACCAAGTCTATTCTCCATTTGCTAAAGGATATAAATAGAAAATTTGGCATCACAATTGTAATAATCACACATGAAATGGACGTCATAAAAGAGATATGCGATGAAGTGGCTGTTATTGAAAATGGAAAAATAATTGAACAGGCCAGCGTAGTGGATTTATTTACCAATCCATCAGCAGATACTACCAGGACTTTTATCGAAGATATAACGGAGAGTTTACCTGAAAGTATAAAAATCAGTAGTAAGCCCGATGAAAAATTTGTAAAAATAAGTTTTAGGGGATCTATCACCAGTGAACCTGTCATCTCCAGGATGATAAAAAAATTTGATGTGGACGTAAATATAATCAAAGGTAGCGTAGACAATGTCAGAGATATATCTATAGGCAAACTTCTCATAAGTATTACAGGTAATCCTGATAACATCTTGCACTCCATTGAATACTTAAAGGAAACCGGCTTGAAAGTAGAGGTGTTAACAAATGAGCTTGTTGACAGATGA
- a CDS encoding HD-GYP domain-containing protein, which yields MGGGGGYLLPHPPIIYIKFNTNFLRIRDYSKALFDHMNNTAFYTALICEALNLDEEEIELFITGALLHDVGKTKISNDILNKKGPLSPVEWLEIKKHPIYGVKIVSDEYKVLKDIIPIVRYHHERFDGKGYFGVKGKSVPLGAKIVSIADAFDAMYMIRPYRKALDFKAVIKEICRCSGTQFDPYIVQTINNYYGFYDGNDANINVLKEIIERGKGWLNRLLEWNIPFDYVNSFSLLLDRLINEYYVSVLFAKNPR from the coding sequence ATGGGGGGGGGGGGGGGGTATTTATTACCACACCCTCCAATAATTTATATCAAATTTAATACTAACTTTTTGCGAATACGTGATTATTCAAAGGCGTTGTTTGATCACATGAATAATACTGCTTTTTATACTGCTCTTATCTGCGAAGCGTTAAACTTAGACGAAGAAGAAATAGAGCTATTTATTACCGGGGCATTACTTCACGATGTTGGTAAGACGAAGATAAGCAATGATATACTTAATAAAAAGGGGCCGTTAAGCCCTGTAGAATGGTTGGAAATAAAAAAGCATCCAATTTACGGTGTAAAAATTGTAAGTGATGAATATAAAGTGCTCAAAGATATCATTCCTATTGTCAGGTATCATCACGAAAGATTTGATGGGAAAGGGTATTTTGGGGTCAAGGGTAAGTCGGTGCCTTTAGGCGCTAAAATTGTGTCTATAGCAGATGCTTTTGATGCTATGTATATGATAAGGCCTTACAGGAAAGCGTTAGATTTTAAAGCCGTTATCAAAGAAATATGTAGGTGTAGCGGTACACAGTTTGATCCTTATATCGTTCAGACAATAAATAACTATTATGGATTTTATGATGGCAATGATGCAAATATTAATGTACTGAAAGAAATAATAGAACGGGGAAAAGGCTGGCTTAATCGATTACTTGAGTGGAACATACCTTTTGATTACGTAAATAGTTTTAGTTTATTATTAGACAGGTTAATAAATGAATATTACGTTTCGGTGTTATTTGCTAAAAATCCTCGCTAA
- a CDS encoding cyclic lactone autoinducer peptide — MKNHGTLWSLLVSLIRLVAIADVSSASWWTFHQPEIPYKLKK, encoded by the coding sequence ATGAAAAATCATGGTACGTTATGGTCGTTGCTTGTATCCTTGATAAGGCTGGTAGCCATTGCTGACGTTAGTTCTGCGTCGTGGTGGACATTTCATCAGCCAGAAATTCCCTATAAATTGAAGAAATGA
- a CDS encoding methionine ABC transporter permease, with translation MSLLTDELVNLYNIIAPSLLQTIYMVFFSTLFSVLIGAPLGIILVITREGNIWEKPRLNNILGFIINMARSVPFIILMIAIFPLSRLIVGTTIGTTAAIVPLALSATPFVARVIENSLLEVDWGIIEASLSMGASIPQIIFKVLLPEARSSLVLGITLTIINIIGYSAMAGAIGGGGLGDLAIRYGYMRFQTDVLIATIVILVLLVQAIQSAGNYIATILNKK, from the coding sequence ATGAGCTTGTTGACAGATGAACTCGTAAATTTATATAATATCATAGCTCCATCCTTGCTCCAGACCATTTACATGGTATTTTTCTCTACGCTCTTTTCTGTCCTTATAGGAGCACCATTGGGAATTATCTTAGTAATAACACGTGAAGGAAATATATGGGAGAAACCTCGCTTGAACAACATACTGGGGTTCATTATAAACATGGCAAGATCTGTTCCTTTCATTATCCTCATGATTGCCATATTCCCGCTTTCCAGATTGATCGTAGGTACTACCATTGGGACTACAGCCGCTATTGTTCCCTTGGCTTTATCAGCGACGCCTTTCGTAGCAAGGGTAATAGAAAATTCATTGCTGGAAGTAGATTGGGGCATCATAGAAGCTTCTCTATCCATGGGCGCATCAATACCCCAAATCATATTTAAAGTACTGCTCCCCGAAGCGAGATCTTCACTGGTTCTCGGAATTACCCTTACAATAATAAACATCATAGGCTATTCAGCCATGGCCGGTGCCATCGGCGGTGGGGGATTGGGCGATCTTGCTATAAGGTACGGTTACATGAGGTTTCAGACTGATGTATTGATTGCTACTATAGTAATACTTGTTTTATTGGTTCAGGCAATCCAATCCGCAGGCAATTATATTGCAACAATATTAAATAAAAAGTAA
- the folE gene encoding GTP cyclohydrolase I FolE gives MNEERIKNAIRVILEEIGEDPDREGLRDTPDRVYRMYKEIFSGIGSDPQDVLTAVFHEQHKELVIVKDIRFYSVCEHHMVPFFGKAHVGYLPDGKIIGLSKIARLVDIVSKRLQLQERMTQMIADAMNQRLEPKGVIVMLEAEHLCMSMRGIKRPGSTTVTIATRGIFDTDENMRKRFFELIK, from the coding sequence TTGAATGAAGAGAGGATAAAAAATGCGATAAGGGTTATACTGGAGGAAATAGGCGAAGATCCTGACAGAGAAGGCCTGAGGGATACACCTGACAGGGTATACAGGATGTATAAAGAAATCTTTTCGGGCATTGGTTCTGATCCTCAGGATGTTTTGACAGCCGTATTTCATGAACAACATAAAGAGCTGGTGATTGTTAAAGATATAAGGTTTTATTCTGTATGTGAACATCATATGGTGCCTTTTTTTGGGAAGGCCCATGTAGGTTACTTGCCTGATGGAAAAATTATAGGTTTGAGCAAAATAGCTCGTTTAGTGGATATAGTGAGCAAGAGGCTTCAGCTACAGGAAAGAATGACTCAGATGATAGCTGATGCCATGAATCAACGGTTAGAACCTAAAGGTGTTATAGTAATGCTGGAGGCAGAGCATCTCTGTATGAGCATGAGAGGTATTAAAAGGCCCGGATCAACAACGGTTACTATAGCGACAAGAGGAATATTTGATACCGATGAGAATATGAGAAAAAGATTTTTTGAGCTGATAAAATAA
- a CDS encoding DUF2156 domain-containing protein: MKQFSIEDKNIFNEFFRKYPPQNSEYTFTNLYMWNHYYNLYYEIINDCLCLISQRDNITAILPPIGDELNIIRAFEVLYKRYKDEGSNTLLERFPEKLAKKISEIFCIEMELDEDNSDYVYNTSDLINLSGRKYHAKKNHVNRFKKLYNYSIETLNETNIMECLYFTEKWLQDKDIQENPGLLDEFQSIKTFFESYRYFDVKGIVIRIGGKVEAYTFGELLNPETAVIHIEKANPDIPDLYAFINQCFAEKVWSHIPYINREQDMGIPGLRRAKQSYHPVKMVYKYKGQI; the protein is encoded by the coding sequence GTGAAACAATTTAGCATAGAAGACAAAAACATCTTTAACGAATTTTTTAGAAAGTATCCTCCACAAAATTCCGAATACACTTTCACAAACCTTTACATGTGGAATCATTATTATAACCTTTATTATGAAATCATCAACGATTGCCTTTGTCTTATCTCTCAAAGGGACAACATTACTGCTATTCTGCCGCCGATAGGTGATGAATTAAATATAATAAGGGCTTTTGAGGTGTTATATAAAAGATATAAAGACGAGGGTTCAAATACATTGTTGGAGAGATTCCCAGAAAAGCTGGCTAAAAAAATAAGCGAAATATTCTGTATAGAAATGGAGCTTGATGAAGATAATAGCGACTACGTGTACAATACCAGTGACCTCATAAACCTCTCCGGCCGTAAATATCATGCCAAAAAGAACCACGTAAACCGTTTTAAAAAACTATATAACTATAGTATCGAAACTCTAAACGAAACCAATATCATGGAATGTCTGTATTTTACGGAAAAATGGCTTCAGGATAAAGATATTCAAGAAAATCCTGGTCTTCTAGATGAATTCCAATCTATTAAGACCTTTTTTGAAAGCTATCGATATTTTGACGTAAAGGGTATTGTTATACGGATTGGAGGAAAGGTGGAAGCATATACCTTCGGCGAACTACTAAATCCCGAAACTGCTGTGATACATATTGAAAAGGCAAATCCGGATATACCAGACCTCTATGCATTTATAAATCAATGCTTTGCAGAAAAGGTATGGTCGCACATACCTTATATTAACCGAGAGCAAGATATGGGTATACCCGGTTTAAGAAGAGCCAAACAATCCTACCATCCAGTAAAAATGGTTTACAAGTATAAAGGGCAGATATAA
- a CDS encoding MetQ/NlpA family ABC transporter substrate-binding protein — MKKFLSIFLVLYLVLFLITGCVNKTTAGSGSNSSSSTNNAANNKSKTEVVLKVGASPVPHAEILAFVKPMLEKQGIKLEIQEMTDYVTPNEAVYDKQLDANFFQHKPYLDEFNKEKGTNLVAVTKVHIEPMGLYSTKIKKISQLRDGATIAIPNDPTNSGRALLLLQKYNIIKLRKGAPLTATQKDIVDNPKHIKFQELDAAQLPRVLQDVDGAIINGNYALDAKLNPLKDALIIEDKDSPYANILVTRPDNKDNPAIKALAKALNSPEVKKFIEDKYKGAIVPAF; from the coding sequence TTGAAAAAATTTTTATCAATTTTCTTGGTATTATACCTTGTACTGTTTTTAATAACAGGATGTGTCAACAAAACAACAGCTGGCTCCGGTAGCAATTCATCTTCAAGCACAAATAATGCTGCCAACAATAAAAGTAAAACCGAAGTAGTACTTAAGGTAGGGGCATCCCCTGTCCCTCACGCCGAAATATTGGCTTTTGTCAAGCCAATGCTGGAAAAACAGGGCATAAAGCTAGAAATACAGGAAATGACAGATTATGTAACACCTAATGAAGCAGTTTACGACAAACAGTTGGATGCAAATTTCTTCCAGCATAAACCCTATCTCGATGAATTTAACAAGGAAAAAGGAACAAATCTAGTTGCCGTTACTAAAGTTCATATAGAACCCATGGGTCTGTATTCAACCAAAATCAAAAAAATCAGTCAACTAAGAGACGGAGCAACCATCGCTATACCCAATGATCCAACTAATTCAGGTAGAGCATTGCTCCTATTGCAGAAATACAATATCATCAAGTTAAGAAAAGGCGCTCCTCTTACAGCAACGCAAAAGGATATTGTAGACAATCCAAAACACATCAAATTTCAAGAGCTTGATGCCGCTCAACTACCTCGTGTATTACAAGATGTAGATGGCGCTATAATAAACGGCAATTACGCCCTTGACGCTAAATTAAACCCGCTAAAAGACGCTTTGATAATAGAAGATAAAGATTCTCCTTATGCCAATATACTGGTAACAAGGCCTGATAATAAAGATAACCCCGCAATTAAAGCATTGGCAAAAGCCTTAAATTCTCCCGAAGTAAAGAAATTTATTGAGGATAAATACAAAGGCGCCATCGTACCAGCATTTTAA
- a CDS encoding dipeptidase, translated as MIDFHCDTLTKVLNERKRISSHDLANWGIRGQVFAVFMDPVYRKNFSVKAMEMIEAFYSEIEADENLLLAKSCEDFVKAMEDDKVACMLSIEGGEALEGSLSLLRIYYRLGVRALTLTWNGRNEIADGIGEEAGGGLTRFGKSVVKEMNRLGMLVDVSHLSVKGFWDVLEISSTPVIASHSNCKALCSHKRNLSDDQMKVLAQCGGVMGITYADLFLNEGKAQFEDVIKHIDYAVNCIGIDHVALGSDYDGCSFPEDMDIEDIKKIPTLLKERFGYSDEDVDKIMYKNWLRIIKDVVG; from the coding sequence GTGATTGATTTTCATTGCGACACGCTTACAAAGGTTTTAAATGAACGAAAAAGGATATCAAGCCACGACCTGGCCAACTGGGGGATAAGAGGCCAGGTTTTTGCTGTGTTTATGGATCCCGTTTATAGAAAAAACTTTTCCGTGAAAGCTATGGAGATGATAGAGGCGTTTTATAGTGAGATTGAGGCCGATGAAAATCTGCTTTTAGCTAAATCCTGTGAGGATTTTGTAAAAGCGATGGAGGATGATAAGGTGGCCTGTATGCTTTCTATAGAAGGAGGCGAAGCGCTGGAAGGAAGTTTATCACTCTTAAGGATCTACTATAGGCTGGGGGTTAGAGCTCTCACTCTTACATGGAATGGTAGAAATGAGATTGCTGATGGAATAGGAGAGGAAGCTGGAGGTGGTCTTACCCGTTTCGGCAAAAGCGTTGTGAAGGAGATGAATCGCCTTGGCATGCTTGTAGATGTATCTCACTTGAGCGTAAAAGGTTTTTGGGATGTTTTAGAAATATCTTCGACTCCTGTTATTGCATCTCACTCTAATTGCAAGGCGCTTTGTTCCCATAAGCGTAATCTAAGCGATGATCAAATGAAGGTATTGGCTCAATGTGGAGGAGTTATGGGTATAACCTATGCTGATTTGTTTCTAAATGAAGGAAAGGCTCAATTTGAAGATGTCATTAAGCATATAGATTATGCTGTCAATTGTATAGGGATAGACCATGTGGCATTGGGGTCTGATTATGACGGGTGTAGTTTTCCCGAGGATATGGACATAGAAGATATAAAGAAAATACCCACATTGCTAAAGGAACGGTTTGGTTATTCTGATGAAGATGTAGATAAGATTATGTATAAGAACTGGCTTAGGATTATAAAAGACGTTGTAGGGTGA
- a CDS encoding class I SAM-dependent DNA methyltransferase has translation MYEQFARFYDKLGWGEYAKSLWPLIVEYMNSINFKPENMLDVACGTGVLAIMASRDGIKAEGLDISSEMLEQAKKNAIEAGVNVVYHQCDMCDFDLNKKYDLITCTFDAINHLRTFEQWVSMFKCVKKHLNSSGLFIFDMNTLKDLRENWNNIKVKKHPRGDYLISKSISFGDMACVTFTAFIKKENGLFEGYEESIMEVSFPLEKVVASLKDIGFTNVTITNRHFKLVETESLDRAFISCRA, from the coding sequence ATGTATGAACAATTTGCCAGGTTTTATGATAAATTAGGTTGGGGAGAATATGCTAAATCTTTATGGCCGTTGATTGTGGAGTATATGAATAGCATAAATTTTAAACCTGAGAATATGTTAGACGTGGCCTGTGGTACAGGTGTGCTGGCGATTATGGCATCAAGGGATGGTATAAAAGCTGAAGGTCTGGATATATCTAGTGAGATGCTGGAACAGGCTAAGAAAAATGCTATAGAAGCCGGTGTTAATGTGGTATATCACCAGTGTGATATGTGTGATTTTGACCTAAATAAGAAATATGATCTCATTACATGTACTTTTGATGCGATTAACCATCTGCGAACCTTTGAACAATGGGTTTCTATGTTTAAATGTGTTAAAAAACATTTAAACAGCAGCGGGCTTTTTATATTTGATATGAATACCTTGAAGGATTTAAGAGAAAATTGGAACAACATAAAGGTTAAAAAACACCCCAGAGGAGATTACCTCATCTCCAAAAGTATATCTTTTGGAGATATGGCCTGTGTAACTTTTACAGCGTTTATAAAAAAAGAAAACGGACTTTTCGAAGGATATGAGGAAAGCATAATGGAGGTTAGTTTTCCACTGGAAAAAGTAGTAGCTTCGCTGAAAGACATTGGCTTTACTAATGTAACCATTACAAACAGGCATTTTAAACTGGTAGAAACAGAAAGCCTTGATAGAGCATTTATATCCTGCAGGGCATGA